The window tttttaatatttgatgaaGTCAAGTTGTCCAtgaaatatataaatgatGCTTTTTCTCTAATTAATAAGTTCAAAATTAGCATATTATGATAACTGTGAACATGCCAGTGAAAATGAACATGAATATGTTTTTCAAGAGATGGACGCTCAGTACAACCAGTTTGAGTCAACCTCTGAGAGATTTAAGCTTGCAGATCAGAATGTCTACAAAGGTAGAATACCCATGCAATCAAATGTCTTAATTATTCTAGTGGTCTCTCTGTTTTACAAAtatgtcatttgtcatttatagGTATGAAGAGGATATTGGTATATACCCTCTATGGTATCCTTGTGGCCCTGCTTTTAATTCAGCTAATGGTAACTGGGatcaaatgtatgttttataaaGTCATTGGCATTCAGTTTATATGTTGGCAATTTCATACATTATGAAATGTTTGTCTTATGGTTTCTTCTGTCTTAAGTCTCGCAGTTAAACACGGAAATCACTGACATCAAActaaacctaaaaaaaaccaGCCATCAAGCCTCGGGTAAGAAAAGTAAAGATGGACTCAAGATGCAAGATTGTTGCAACGCTGTAAgtaacttttatttatttgtatttcctCCCAATCAAAGGTGACGGGACAACTATACAAGATGTCCATTTGGAAAAACGTGTCCCAGTTAGAGGTAATCGTGTTTTTCCAGTATCATCtaaccatccattttctgtaccgtgTTTCCCATTCAAGGTCTCAGGAAGTTGAAGTTATTTCCCTATAAGTGTTTGCTCGTATTACTCTGCGTCAAACCAGGAGCATGTAAGGAGGGATGGGTGTCATTCCAAAGCAGCTGCTACTTGCTGTCGACCACCACTGCCACCTGGAGCAGAGCTGAGCAGCAGTGCCTTTTACGTGCAGCACATCTAGTGGTTGTGAACAGTGTTGAGGAACTGGTGAGCTTCTTGTCCAGCCAGCGTTTACAGCGTAAACGGAATTCAACAAATCATCATGTtaatcttgggttgtttaccGTAGGACTATCTGTCAGAAATTTCTGAAATGACTTATAAATACTGGATTGGACTTGTGGAACGAGTCCACGAGGGAGAGTGGAGTTGGGTGGATGGAACTGACTACAATAAAATCCCAAAGTAAGTTTTCAATTGTGGAGGCCCTTAAATGTATACAAGCACGTGCTTAACAATatttctttctgtgtgttttctgaGGTTCTGGGATGTAGATCAGCCTGACAATTGGGCCTTCAGAAAAAATGGTGAGGACTGCGGGCAGATTCATGCTACCGACGTACGCGTACGCCGGCGGTGGAATGACGCTGACTGCAATATCTCATACAACTTTATATGTGAAATTGGCATATGAGAGTATTTTTTGTCTGTAGAGGTATTCAAAcatgaatgttaaaaaaataacgcCATTGCATTTCCAGTGTTTCGATAAAGGCATTGTATTTACAGTGTTTCCTTATAAATGCAATGAGGTGAGACTACCTTAACCTtacaaaagacatttaagaATCTGCAACTTCCTCATATAATCACCTAAATAAAATCATCCAGTCAACCACTTTCTACACTGCCAGTTCTCATGAGAGTTACAGGTGACACATTTCATAGGTGACTTTGGGTGAGGGCCCAATCAGTAGCAGTGCCTCGTGTAAACCAACAAGTATTCTCACTCACAGTCACACCAATGGGCAATTTAGAGTCTCGGAAATATGTACCAAATTTAATTGTTTACGGAATGCGGGAGGAAGCTAGAATACCTGGAGAAAATTCCATACTTACAAAGGGACAATATGCAGATGGCGTGAGCTGAGCTTCAAACCCAGGACCTCTCGAGATGTGCCAACCACTGGACCCCGTGATGCCTGGACCAAAATTGATTACTACATAATTTCACTAAATATTGTCTGACTTGTTAGTACTGCAGTCACTGAGCCCAATACAGCCTTGAGTTCTTCAACCATCCAGCCATTAGATCCACCttgcaaagacaaaagtgTTGCGACACCTCCCCATCACCAATAGCAACTGAGGaataaaaagggaaaatgtGGAATGGGTTTCCCTTTTGAAGTTACATACATTAGGTTATTATAACATACTAGATTTCCCTTTCTGTTACACTAGGTTGAACATTATCAGAAATGTTTAGAGGTGTTTTTTGGGAAGTCTTTGCTGTTTACACAGCTGTGTGTCGAGCAAGACCAAAATGCAAAAGTGCCGTCGAATGGCATGGTggtcaaagaggaaaaaaaaaaacaagttctaACACATTGGAAAAGTCATAAGACTAAGATCCTTatgtcatttgtgtttacTTCTTAAACCATATGACCAAAGGACATACAAAGTAAAATAAGACCAGAAGTTAATCATTCAGTAGTTGATATTTATTTAGTAGAATAATGTAATCCCTGAGTGATTTGCACTCATTACAGCTCAACAATTGAAAACATGTGTTCAATCATGCTTGCTATAATTATTTCAAAGGAAAGTGTTTGATTTGAATGTTGACAAGTATATAGTTGTATAAAATCTTCatgttaccaaaaaaaaaaaaaaagaaaaaaatcaactccTCCCCATGTACTCCTTATCTCTAGCCCACCTCCTGATCTATAAGTGCAAGCTGTGACAATGTTGCCTGTTTCTCTGCAGGCAACCATGATGAACCTGACAGctcctctgctgctgctgctggccaCCGGTAAGCCTGCTTAAAACACATACGGCACCACTTTGAAAGAACATACGTCTGTTTTACTTGATGTCGTTTACCAGCTTGTGTGATCAGCGGGGCTCGACTGCCCAAAGCCTTGTGGCAGTTTGCGAACATGATTAAGTGTGCCCAGCCAGGAGTTAACCCTCTGATGTACAACGGTTATGGTTGTTGGTGTGGCTTTGGGGGTACAGGAACCCCACGGGATGACCTGGACAGGTAAGGAGCAGAAACCAAAAGCTGAATTCAAGCAGAGGTGTCCATAAGGTCCAGAAACTCAAAACCCTACCACAGTTTGGGTTTAGCCACATGTGCGACTAGTCAAGCGCTGTTTACCTGCTTGAGTAGAATCACCTGTGGCTAGATCTAAACTGTGGCATGGTTTTGACAAACTGGATCTGGATTTGATACCTCTGCATTCAAgttgtgacaatgaaaaacGATCAGGTACTAttctataataaaaaaaatccaatccaCTCGTTTTAGGTGCTGTTATGCCCATGACAAATGTTATGAAAGCAGCAGAAAGAGTCCTGGGTGTGGGAGCATTGCTGATCTTCCATATGTCCTGGTTTATGATTTCTCCTGCTCAGATAACCAAGTCACCTGCCCAGGTGAGTCTGTGACCCAACTCAAGATTATTCTGACATTTAATATGCTAAGGAAAAACTGTAAATACAACAGGTTGAGTGATTAATGCAGAATTCAGCTAAATGTCATAATCGGCCACAACATCAACAATAATCATTAAGGCCCGATCGATATGGATGTTCTTTGTATGGAAAAATAATAGATTAATCAGCGATTAATTTACAAAATGTATCATgcctaaattattttttgcaccCAATgccttttaattatattataatatttgcTATTATACATATTACCCACCAATAGTGGGAGTTAactgtaaatacatttttcaaaaatataacatCCCTTTTTAATTCCCAGAATGCATTGCGCGGtgaaatgaatttatttgaataatggTCATGAGATTGTGTTACCAGCAGTTGAATGGGTGCCatatttaacatttatatTTGCTGTATATTGCTGACCTGCAGGTCAACgaacattttgcaaatatataaaaaaataacagttaAGTGACTTTTAGTCTTCATTTCTACTCAAATATTTCTTTACAGTTGTTCTGTTGGACCGTGTGTGTACTACTGCTATGCATAAACAGTTTACTTTGGTATTAATGGAGGTACATGACGTAATGTTTCTGATGTGTCTCCGTAGCCACAAATGACAAGTGCCAGGCAGCCGTGTGCGAGTGTGATCGCGTGGCAGCTCATTGCTTTGAGCAGGCTGAATTCAACTCTGAAAACAAGGACCTGGATCCAAAAGTCCACTGTGTCAACTGAGTaacaatcaataaagaagCAAGTTTGCACCGCACCATTCTTATCaaaatgcatatttatttcttgtttcgacaaacaaaatgaacatttagAAATGAATCAGGATAGATTAGGTGTACATATAAGCCTCCATACCACAAAAGCAATACAAATTTATAGCTTTGGTTTGAGATTCGAGGCAACTTGGACTCAATTTGGTTCATTGAGCCAAAAGGTTGCGCAATAGTTCTCATACTATCACACATGGATTTGAACACACCTAAAGAAAATGACATGGGAATGTTATTCAATCGATCGTCAATATGGTCAGACTTGTTTTTGTGCGCATTCCGCAAACAAACCTGTCAGATCATGCAAATGCACAATGCATGTATCAgccattggaaaaaaaaaacatcacttttACCCAGGATGCACAACCTTTCGACATTACAGTCTTTTATAAAATCAATATGTTTAACAATAAACATCAACTTCAATTGGCTATTTGCTAATGAGCTGACTTATAAACCCTCGGCATTGACTGAAATGCTGTCAAAGGGATGATGCCCGTTTATGGTCAAATAAAGGAAAGGCATATGTAAATTACAGCATGAGCTTTCATTTAGATTGAATTCAGATTCATCAACATACACACATCATGAATCTGACGGTGATTATACAGTATTCAAATTGTGTGTggagttaaataaaaaaaaatctatgcatcaatttaaaaaataaggcccattgtaataaaaacaaaaagaaaaggaaatatCAAATTATGAAAACATCAGCAGCCACTACATTTTCATGACAATGATCTCTAGCTATACGGGCTTGTACAGAAGAGTAGTCACATACTTCTTTTTGTATCTGTGTGTTGCACTCAGAACCATTACGCCATCCTAGAACAAAACACAATGCTTGTTATTTAGGAAAAGAGCCTCACAACAGGGGTGCAATGATGATGTGGATGTTTGTGTTACCTTAATGGAGAGGGCATATAGGTGATTCAGCATCACGTGGTTGGGCTCAGGAAGCAGGGTTGGGTCACACTGAGAAGAGAAGATTGAAATGAGAGCATAATCCATTTAAGTTGGACATAACAAATGGTGAAGGTGCAACATACTGAGATGCCCGTGTCTTTGTTGAGCAGCACTTGGAGCAAGTGTGGGGGTAAAATAGGCGGATGTTTGAGCTTGTCTTCTGGCTTGACGACGTAAGCGTCTTGTTGGTACGGACCAGGAGGAGAACTGGACAAGTCtgattggggggaaaaaaaaaaatagcacacaAAGGACTTGATAGAAACAAAACTGCAAAGTGACTATTACCGGAGATGTCTGCAGAATCTTGAGAGTCAATTCGGAGGGCATCGAAGACTTCAAAATCAGTTGTCTTCACCTGGATAATGTTATTAACGGTTCCGGTTTTGGTTGTGATCACGGCCTGTATGAGCATATGGAGGAAATCACTGAAATGCAGTCAAAGTTTGAGTTTTCATGCTAACTCATAGTATCCTTTTCATCCTTccaagtaataaaataaatgtaacgaaaattaaaatactgatttaaaaaaaaaaaaaaatcaagttcaTTTCCTTACCCCTGTTGGATCTAATGTCCACTGTCCGTCTACACAAAATTTGTACTGGTGTTCTCCCTCGGGCAGGTCCATGATTGCCACAAAGTTGTTCTTGCTGAGTGAGAGATTACACGTTCATCAACAGATTAATTCAATAATATCTCTTAAAGAAGTTGCAACGTTCACAGTGCCACCTTCTATTGAGAGGGATCTTGGTGGACCAGTTGTTAAATGAGCCAGACACAAAGACCTCTTTGGCGCTGCCGGCCCAGCGGAACACCGTTGGCCTGGCAAGGGTCGGACATTTGTTTTCGCTCTCCAGGTCCTGCTGCCAGGCCAGAAACTCCTGTTCCTCCTGTGGTGCCTGGACCCAAGGTTGGTTCCATAATAATGAGGACATTAAAGAGCTAAACGCTACACACAGCATTGTCATTggctttaattttattgcacaAACGTGTTACCTTTGTATCCTCCCTCTGGAATATATCTGCATCCTCTGTGCTGTCTATCAGGATGTTGGGACGCGCCTCCTTGCCTCTTTCACTCTGACTCCCGCTGGCTCTGTCACTATTGCTGTTCCCCATTTTAACAGCATCTAACACTGGAAGACACAAATATTCATGATAAATACTCACTGACTACTTAATTAGATGAACTTTCACAAtccaataaaatacaacaagAACTTTATTGAAAAATCTACCATCACAAAAGGTAGCACCTTGCAGGGGGTACaaataaattgacattttattagtGTCCCACgagatcttttttattttctcgcCTTGGCATAAAAATAAAGGGGGAATGAATATCACTGTAGAGTGCATGATCCTGGACTGGCCACTAGGGGCGCTTTGAGACGTTCCTTCTGGCCTAACGCAACAACAATCGGGAACCAAGTAACGATGTATGCTATTCTATTTAATATAGTTTGTTACCTACCTAAAGATTCTTAGTTGACGTCTGGATTTATGCAGTCTTGGGCCGAAGAGAGGAGTGAATGGAGACGTGAAGTCCTTTTTTGCCGTTGTTTCCGGTCTTTGAGCAGCACTTTTCTCGTTTCAAGAACAAAACAGACGTGCACCCAGTGTAGACCTAAAGTAACCTTAAAGAGTGATACGAGACGCTTTTTTCAGCCTTTCCTCTACTTCGATTACGCGCCCCGTGATCACGACCATCGCGTACGGACTCGTTCCGTGGGGGGGGCTTTATTTGCAGTTGTGTTCATTTGCGAATACACGCCTCTTCCGCTGAGTTTGACTTTAACCCGATTTGTGCCGATGTTCGGTCCTTTGTACAATAATAAGTTGAtttaaaatgtcctttttttggtTAATCGCACATGAAAACATGCAGCGTCATCACATTATTGTTTGTAATCATTTGAAGCTCTACTTagctaaatgtgtttttagtgCACAGTTCAAAGTTATTTTTACTTAACAAAgggattgtatttatttatttatttatttgttacatACACTTGTGATATATTATTCGTAAATGGCTTGAATTGAAGTTCTTGTTTTTGACAAATTTGCAACTATGTTTTTTCACCTTCTTATGGTTGACAATGTGTGCATATGTTGTACTTTCAAACACATTTCGAAACACGATTCAcgagtcaaataaaataaaagagtaCAACTATCATGCAGTACGTACATTCATTTGCTAATGGGACGCTACAGGCAATTACCAATGGCAGATTTAACCGGTAGCTTGTGGTGGGAAAATGTGGCTGACAACTGCACGAGCGCCTCCTCCCGCAATGCATGCACTCCGCCTCCACATGCAGGTGCTTCAGACATCTGCAGCCCAAATTCCTGCACATAGCGATCTTGCAGTGTCCACCTACACCAGCAGGTTATGTCAGGCAAGACATCCTGAGAGACCTTCTACTGTTAATGACGGGCTGCAGCATCCCCCGAGACATTAAAAGCAGGAAGATCGAGGCAATAATACCTCCTCGACatgggtttaaaaaaagtcaccgtcataaaacaaagcacaatCATGAATCATCAGAGGACTTAATCTTACAGTGGGGGTACCAATATTCTTCAAAAAGGACCCGTTCCTAAACATTAAGAACAAAGATTTATGTCAAAAAATAGCCAACAATCTACAtagaatgtttttaaataatttattaagaaattcaaaaaggtttttattttctccaaagAAATAACATGACAGGAAATTCTGAAACGGTATTgacaagtttgttttttcatcaaaGACAGCATCAAAACTACCGTGGTAGCTTGCAGCACTTTGAGTGTTTATGAAAACGTTTTATTAAATGTGGAGTGCTTTGTTCTTCTGCCATTTGGCCAGCCAGTGCAAGATCCTATTCACTTTGTTCACAATTATTTTGGTCGAAAAATAGCCATCACATTGCTTTAGTGTGACCTCCAGTGGATACGTGTGAGGGATGTCAAGGTGACTAGAAAAAGCcacctttaaaaaatatatatataccgcaataaatttgacaaatatgttaatgtattattaaaaagtcaaattaaaaaatttcacattttcaacattgaTACCTCCCCCAGACAAAAACAGCATATGGTGCATATTTTACACAGTCGGTCAATGTTTAGGAAAAtacataacacacacacaaccagcAGAGAGAAGCGGCCGTCAGCATGTTtgattgtgtctgtgtgtgcacgGTTGCACAACAGACTACTCCTTCATGTTCTTCCACAAAcaatattcacatattaaaaatATCACAGTTAAACAACAATATGACAAAGTAAGAAAACTGTATGTTTTTTCGTCTCCTAGCTAAGGAGCATTTTTACGTGCATCTGTCACCACTCCTCCAAAAAGTCAAAGGAAACAAGGACACCACCTCCCTCTGCTGAACTCACAGCAGCTTTCCAATGAAATAATAGACTTACGTGTCAGATTGAGAAATGCCTAGGCAAACTTGTGGCTGGTCTAACAATGACAGACATGTATTGAGATGGTCACAAAACTAAAAACCGTCAAAGTTGCCAACGTATCAGGActgaagagaagaagaaaacaaatcactTCTCTAAAGCCTCCCAGACCCTAAAAGTAGCTGCCCCCACCTCTTAGAACCCCGAACAAAagtcatatttacagtattttacAACATTGTACAGCTCAAGGAGGCCTACCGTGTAATTGTGACCAATGACCTGTTTCCTTGCGTAATGCAGAACAAGATTTTGTTAAAATCTACCAAAGGATACAGTACACGTGACAAATTTTCAAGAAATAGAAATGATCAAAAATTAATTGTTaatatgacattttttgcAGTACAGTTGGTAACCTTCAATTGGAGATTCAGGTTCAGAGGTCAAATAACCTAGTAAGACAAAGCGATCGCTCAATATGGGAAAACATCAGCCCAAAAAGTAACACTAAAAATACAGCATCtgtatgtgttttttatgGTTTGCTGGCTTTTCAAAAAGATTGATTTTGCTGAGGGTTGGCTGAGTTGAGGTTGCCATAGTAAGAGGGTAGTTGTATGGGGTGGAGGTGGGGTTGTCAGCTTCCCCCACCATGAGAAGTGAAGTGGACAGAGCTTGGGCCAGATCAGCTCCAAAGCAACTTCAACTACCTTCAGCTCTCCCTCCGTCAACAACTCTCCGCTGCAATGCAAACAAGCGGCATTAGTCAGAGGTCACATGCAATCGTACTATACCGTATGCTGCCATAATAACTCACATTTTCAGTGATAGCCGTTAGTGAAGGCCGTGGCGATCAAAGGGCCCTGTAGGAGCAAGCACGAAAGATTCACCTTTACTTCTTTCAAACCTTCATTTGACTATGATGGAATAAATGACATGTTGCTTCTCTGTGTTTGGTGAGTTTGACTGAGGTCTAATTTGAAGAACTATGCAAGCAAGAGTGAGAACAGATGCAAAGGAATTCTTTTTGGGTAGGATGGTGTATTAGGTGGTAACTTACCCCAAGACCATGGCTGAATCCAGTACTCGGGGCAGGACTTGCAGCACTGAGGTAACTGCTGACCGCCGACTCCTGACCAGCTGTTCCATAAAGGTCCGCCATCGGGCCGGGGCTGCTGGTTCCCAAAAATCCAGCTGTGCGAGATGGGGTAGAACCTGAAGGTATCGTCACAATATCAGAATCACGTGCCGAATGAGAGAATCTGACTCAACTATGCTGTTGCTTTAATTGAGTCTCTCTAAGGCTACAACTCATCGCTAATAGAACTGTGAACAGCCGATTTACAgggttccctttttttttagtattctAAGCCCTCaaacaaaaattcacattgtagcgatttttattatttatatcgAGCGCATtccagacctgtctcccattAAATGTGTGGCCGGCGCATTATGAAGTACAAAATATGACATTGGAGACCCTGGTCTGTTGTGCAACTTGAGTTGTACACAAGAATTCCACCTACAAAGCTTTAAGAATTATTGTCCTTTTGTGTCTtgttaaaaggaaaggtgaagAAATAcagtggtaaacatgcccaTGTCAGCTTTTatggggggaaagaaaatcacCCCACACaatgagggggggaaaaaaatcaccccACATATAGGCAAAGGACATACAGTACAAAGACATCAAggaatgattttttaaaatactttcaaaaaaagaacctTTTGCAGAATCCTACCTCTGacgactgctgctgctgccgctgctgccaTTGGTCCATACGCTGTCAGGGGAATCGCTAAAGACATAGAAGGTCCACATTTAAAatctaaaacaaataaagtgtGTCATTGTAAAAGCTAAAAGTATGTGTATCAGATGATGGGGTGTATCATGACAAATTGGCGACGTGCCGCTTGTAAAGTCCGAAGGAGGGACTGACAAACCTGTGAGTTCAGGGGGGTGGGGTGAAGTCAGAAGGGGAGTCCTCTCTAAGTGGAACTCTAAAACAGAAACATCAAAAGTGATTTTGAGTCCTAGACGCCACCTTTGACAGGTAAGCAAAGGACAACACAAGCACAGAGTGGGAAGTGTGGACAAGTCAAACTAAAGCATACAGGATTTGAGGAAAGAGAAGCGGCATATGTTAGATGAAAAATGGTTTAGAAGTAGACATTATGGTtactttgttttaaatatgcaTGAACCAACAAATCAGACATCGTGCTcataaattttgttttttaagggAATTACACTATAAGGCAGCTTAGAATAGTGAAATTattattcaaaatgcaaacaaaggaataaagaaaaaatatatatacagtctCCATTCAGTCATAATTCGTATTTTAAAAGACTGCCAGTATTGAAAATATTATACCCTGGTATATAAATGTATAAGCACATATGTACAAAACAGGAGTACAATTCAGTCATTTGGGCTGTAAAAAAGGACTGGCTGAACACAGTAGAGCccattattatgttatttatatatatttaggtTATTTTCCAAATCCCAAATATAGAGTAGAGACACCATGAAAAAACTTTGCTTAACACTAGAACAGCTCCCGTAGTTCTCCCAAGGTTTAAATGTGTGTACTATATTAAAACACACTTAACACATCATACATGTATTtgaacatggaaaaaaatgcaagcatAACTGTATTTATCAAATACAGTGTATGAATTGAAGTGAAGTGTCCTTTAAGAGGCGAGACATGGGTGGCATGCAAATCCGTGTGAGTGTATTAGTGTGAGCTGTGGATGACAATAGGTTCTGCGTGAGTATAGTCACTGTGGGTATGTATTTTACTGTAATGATCACTTAAAAAATACACGATTTATAGCAGGGTTGTGAATGATGAAGCGCGATATAGCAAGGGAGCACAACACATGCCTAAACACTGGCACACGGTGCTAACACAGACATGTGAGCAAAGCAGATGTGAATCCACTCCCTGATATTTACAAGCAGCAATTTACACCCTCAGTGTAACTTGTTTCTGTTCAGGCATGTTTTATATATCGCTGGCGTTGTACCTCCAAAATCCTCACTTTTCATGAGACCCCCAAAACTGGCATATTTGAGAGCAAGCTATTTTCACCACTTTAGATTGGTCAATAATTCATAAAAGTAACACCTTGGTcaataatttgtaaaaataacaccCAAACTTCTATAGActtgtgaaaaagaaaagaacttTATCAACTGTGCCATTGGAGGATTTGGCCTGACACCTGCGATGTGTGACTGTATATCTTACACAGTACGGCGTAGACAAGcttttgagggaaaaaaaagagcgctGTTAATACAGGCTCAACTAGTTTGCTGAAGAATGTGCAAGGTCAGCTGTGGGAAACTCAACTACTTCCATATTATGGCAACTCCTCCAGCCAGCATGTGCATGCCTAAATACAACACTGGCAGAGGAAACATagttcaaaacattcaagGAAAGATTAACGtccattcatttcttttataTGATTGATAATTTTCCCTGGAGTCAATCAAGGAAATTTTGTCAAATGCCTTATGAGTATTTAGTAGGATTCATCTTGCTTTTCTTTCGAAATAGCTCTAGTGATAAGAACTCAGACGTCTTTGGTAAGCGTGTGCCGAATTCAAGTCTTTCTAATTCGGTCCTGCTTCTCACCTAACAGTGGTGAAAATCAAATTACCATGATGCCTAATGATGCAAGTGGGTATTGTGTTTACCGGGGAATTGGTAGGTATATCCGGGGGTGATGCCTGCGTAGCTACGACTGGTGTAGGTGGCAGTCTGGAAGCTTGGATAACCTGTAAGAAAACATCAGGGATACAGTTTAGAGGCGATCATTCTTACAATACACAGCGTTACACAATCAGACAACATGGCACTGCAACATAATGCTGGTtagtggtgaaaaaaaaaagacaatctcACTAATCTAATCCGGCACTTGTGTCAAACAATCCACCTATCCGTCTTCTAACACATCTAAGGACAGGTAGAACATGCTCGGAGAACATTTTAACTCGACACAGAAAGGCTGAAGTCCGAATTTGAAACGCCAGCCTCTGATTAAACTAGGTTAGGCGGCTCATGTGCTGAGCACTCGGTCACCATGCTAGACCATATAAACCCAAATTGGACCAGCACCAAACTGCGCGTCAAAAATCGCTTTTGTCATCAAGATTTGCACAT is drawn from Syngnathus acus chromosome 9, fSynAcu1.2, whole genome shotgun sequence and contains these coding sequences:
- the pla2g1b gene encoding phospholipase A2 isoform X2, yielding MLPVSLQATMMNLTAPLLLLLATACVISGARLPKALWQFANMIKCAQPGVNPLMYNGYGCWCGFGGTGTPRDDLDRCCYAHDKCYESSRKSPGCGSIADLPYVLVYDFSCSDNQVTCPATNDKCQAAVCECDRVAAHCFEQAEFNSENKDLDPKVHCVN
- the pla2g1b gene encoding phospholipase A2 isoform X1, whose amino-acid sequence is MLPVSLQATMMNLTAPLLLLLATACVISGARLPKALWQFANMIKCAQPGVNPLMYNGYGCWCGFGGTGTPRDDLDRKIQSTRFRCCYAHDKCYESSRKSPGCGSIADLPYVLVYDFSCSDNQVTCPATNDKCQAAVCECDRVAAHCFEQAEFNSENKDLDPKVHCVN
- the prkab1b gene encoding 5'-AMP-activated protein kinase subunit beta-1b, translating into MGNSNSDRASGSQSERGKEARPNILIDSTEDADIFQREDTKAPQEEQEFLAWQQDLESENKCPTLARPTVFRWAGSAKEVFVSGSFNNWSTKIPLNRSKNNFVAIMDLPEGEHQYKFCVDGQWTLDPTGAVITTKTGTVNNIIQVKTTDFEVFDALRIDSQDSADISDLSSSPPGPYQQDAYVVKPEDKLKHPPILPPHLLQVLLNKDTGISCDPTLLPEPNHVMLNHLYALSIKDGVMVLSATHRYKKKYVTTLLYKPV
- the LOC119126632 gene encoding C-type lectin domain family 4 member E-like, yielding MDAQYNQFESTSERFKLADQNVYKGMKRILVYTLYGILVALLLIQLMVTGIKFSQLNTEITDIKLNLKKTSHQASGDGTTIQDVHLEKRVPVRGACKEGWVSFQSSCYLLSTTTATWSRAEQQCLLRAAHLVVVNSVEELDYLSEISEMTYKYWIGLVERVHEGEWSWVDGTDYNKIPKFWDVDQPDNWAFRKNGEDCGQIHATDVRVRRRWNDADCNISYNFICEIGI